The following coding sequences are from one Epinephelus fuscoguttatus linkage group LG7, E.fuscoguttatus.final_Chr_v1 window:
- the LOC125891086 gene encoding cytosolic sulfotransferase 3-like isoform X2, with amino-acid sequence MSSDPSDTLPPRPELFDFHGVPMTHYFTDNWENVQNFQARPDDILIATYPKAGTTWVSYILDLLYFGQTERQRTVPIFERVPFLEVIFPPLGAGTDLADNLPTSPRLIKTHLPVQFVPRSFWQQNCRIVYVARNAKDNMVSYFHFDRMNNGQPEPGDWNNYIHRFMEGKLVWGSWYDHVNNWWKKKQSYPKMHFMFYEDLIEDTGREVDKLCSFLGLSRSDEEKKRVTGGSHFDNMKKDDMANYSTIAVMDFKISPFMRKGKVGDWKNHFTVSQNEEFDEDYKKKMTDPTLQFHTEI; translated from the exons ATGTCATCTGATCCATCTGACACG TTACCCCCTCGACCAGAACTGTTTGACTTCCATGGGGTACCAATGACCCACTATTTCACAGACAACTGGGAGAACGTTCAAAACTTCCAGGCCAGGCCAGATGATATACTTATTGCGACATACCCCAAAGCAG gAACCACATGGGTCTCCTACATCCTCGACCTGCTGTATTTTGGTCAGACAGAGCGTCAAAGAACCGTTCCAATCTTTGAGAGAGTGCCTTTCCTGGAAGTTATTTTTCCACCTTTGGGTGCAG GAACAGATCTGGCAGACAACCTCCCCACCTCTCCTCGACTCATTAAAACTCACTTGccagtccagtttgtgccaagGTCCTTTTGGCAGCAAAACTGCAGG ATTGTTTATGTGGCCCGCAATGCCAAAGACAACATGGTGTCTTATTTTCACTTTGATCGCATGAACAACGGTCAACCAGAGCCTGGAGACTGGAACAACTACATCCACAGATTCATGGAGGGAAAGC TTGTATGGGGATCCTGGTACGACCATGTTAACAACTGGTGGAAGAAAAAACAGAGTTATCCAAAAATGCATTTCATGTTCTACGAAGATCTGATTGAG GACACTGGACGGGAAGTAGACAAACTGTGCAGCTTTCTTGGTTTGTCTCGTTCAGAcgaggagaagaaaagagtcACAGGTGGATCACACTTTGATAATATGAAAAAGGACGACATGGCCAACTATTCTACAATTGCAGTTATGGATTTCAAAATCTCTCCCTTCATGAGAAAAG GTAAAGTTGGTGACTGGAAGAACCACTTCACTGTTTCCCAGAATGAAGAGTTTGATGAAGACTACAAGAAAAAGATGACGGACCCCACACTTCAGTTCCACACTGAAATTTGA
- the LOC125891086 gene encoding cytosolic sulfotransferase 3-like isoform X1 gives MLCMCLFLELPPRPELFDFHGVPMTHYFTDNWENVQNFQARPDDILIATYPKAGTTWVSYILDLLYFGQTERQRTVPIFERVPFLEVIFPPLGAGTDLADNLPTSPRLIKTHLPVQFVPRSFWQQNCRIVYVARNAKDNMVSYFHFDRMNNGQPEPGDWNNYIHRFMEGKLVWGSWYDHVNNWWKKKQSYPKMHFMFYEDLIEDTGREVDKLCSFLGLSRSDEEKKRVTGGSHFDNMKKDDMANYSTIAVMDFKISPFMRKGKVGDWKNHFTVSQNEEFDEDYKKKMTDPTLQFHTEI, from the exons ATGCTTTGTATGTGTCTTTTCTTGGAGTTACCCCCTCGACCAGAACTGTTTGACTTCCATGGGGTACCAATGACCCACTATTTCACAGACAACTGGGAGAACGTTCAAAACTTCCAGGCCAGGCCAGATGATATACTTATTGCGACATACCCCAAAGCAG gAACCACATGGGTCTCCTACATCCTCGACCTGCTGTATTTTGGTCAGACAGAGCGTCAAAGAACCGTTCCAATCTTTGAGAGAGTGCCTTTCCTGGAAGTTATTTTTCCACCTTTGGGTGCAG GAACAGATCTGGCAGACAACCTCCCCACCTCTCCTCGACTCATTAAAACTCACTTGccagtccagtttgtgccaagGTCCTTTTGGCAGCAAAACTGCAGG ATTGTTTATGTGGCCCGCAATGCCAAAGACAACATGGTGTCTTATTTTCACTTTGATCGCATGAACAACGGTCAACCAGAGCCTGGAGACTGGAACAACTACATCCACAGATTCATGGAGGGAAAGC TTGTATGGGGATCCTGGTACGACCATGTTAACAACTGGTGGAAGAAAAAACAGAGTTATCCAAAAATGCATTTCATGTTCTACGAAGATCTGATTGAG GACACTGGACGGGAAGTAGACAAACTGTGCAGCTTTCTTGGTTTGTCTCGTTCAGAcgaggagaagaaaagagtcACAGGTGGATCACACTTTGATAATATGAAAAAGGACGACATGGCCAACTATTCTACAATTGCAGTTATGGATTTCAAAATCTCTCCCTTCATGAGAAAAG GTAAAGTTGGTGACTGGAAGAACCACTTCACTGTTTCCCAGAATGAAGAGTTTGATGAAGACTACAAGAAAAAGATGACGGACCCCACACTTCAGTTCCACACTGAAATTTGA
- the LOC125891082 gene encoding cytosolic sulfotransferase 3-like isoform X1 — protein MILTLPDCIGLTAKSAQFHMQWEGKTAHQHTMDAISRPELFDFQGIWLTHYYTDNWENFENFQARPDDILITSYPKAGNTWVAYILDLLHAGPTSIRLFAKVIPLEICMPRVPGIGSAPPVLKGTELVDRLTHSPRIIKTHLPVQFVPKSFWEQNCKIVYVARNAKDSVVSYFHFERMTMVHPEPEDWSSYLQRFMEGKMVFGSWYDHVSGFWEKKQHYPNLHYMFYEDLIKDTGQELNRLCCFLGLSPSTEEKEALLRRVQFDEMKEYDKVNQSTVGVMDFKKSSFMRKGRVGDWKNHFTVAQSEEFDEDYKKKMKNPTLQFHTEV, from the exons ATGGATGCGATTTCTCGACCAGAACTGTTTGACTTTCAAGGAATCTGGTTGACGCACTATTATACAGACAACTGGGAGAACTTTGAAAACTTTCAGGCCAGGCCAGATGATATACTTATTACATCATACCCCAAAGCAG GAAACACCTGGGTCGCCTACATCCTTGACCTGCTGCATGCTGGCCCAACATCTATTCGTCTCTTTGCAAAAGTGATTCCCTTGGAGATCTGCATGCCACGTGTGCCAG GAATAGGGTCTGCTCCACCAGTGCTAAAAGGAACAGAACTAGTGGACAGGCTCACCCACTCTCCTCGAATCATCAAGACTCATCTtccagtccagtttgtgccaaagtCCTTTTGGGAGCAAAACTGCAAG atCGTCTACGTGGCCCGCAATGCAAAGGACAGTGTGGTGTCTTACTTCCATTTTGAACGCATGACTATGGTTCACCCAGAGCCTGAAGACTGGAGCAGCTACCTCCAGAGATTCATGGAGGGAAAGA TGGTCTTTGGATCCTGGTACGACCATGTGAGCGGCTTTTGGGAGAAGAAACAGCATTATCCAAATCTCCACTACATGTTCTACGAAGATCTGATCAAG GATACTGGACAAGAACTAAACAGACTCTGCTGCTTTCTTGGTTTGTCTCCTTCAACTGAGGAGAAGGAAGCGCTTCTCAGAAGAGTGCAGTTTGATGAAATGAAAGAGTATGACAAGGTTAACCAATCAACGGTCGGAGTGATGGATTTCAAAAAATCTTCCTTCATGAGGAAAG GAAGAGTTGGTGACTGGAAGAACCATTTCACTGTGGCCCAGAGTGAAGAGTTTGATGAAGACTACAAGAAAAAGATGAAGAATCCTACCCTGCAGTTTCATACTGAAGTGTAG
- the LOC125891082 gene encoding cytosolic sulfotransferase 3-like isoform X2: MDAISRPELFDFQGIWLTHYYTDNWENFENFQARPDDILITSYPKAGNTWVAYILDLLHAGPTSIRLFAKVIPLEICMPRVPGIGSAPPVLKGTELVDRLTHSPRIIKTHLPVQFVPKSFWEQNCKIVYVARNAKDSVVSYFHFERMTMVHPEPEDWSSYLQRFMEGKMVFGSWYDHVSGFWEKKQHYPNLHYMFYEDLIKDTGQELNRLCCFLGLSPSTEEKEALLRRVQFDEMKEYDKVNQSTVGVMDFKKSSFMRKGRVGDWKNHFTVAQSEEFDEDYKKKMKNPTLQFHTEV, from the exons ATGGATGCGATTTCTCGACCAGAACTGTTTGACTTTCAAGGAATCTGGTTGACGCACTATTATACAGACAACTGGGAGAACTTTGAAAACTTTCAGGCCAGGCCAGATGATATACTTATTACATCATACCCCAAAGCAG GAAACACCTGGGTCGCCTACATCCTTGACCTGCTGCATGCTGGCCCAACATCTATTCGTCTCTTTGCAAAAGTGATTCCCTTGGAGATCTGCATGCCACGTGTGCCAG GAATAGGGTCTGCTCCACCAGTGCTAAAAGGAACAGAACTAGTGGACAGGCTCACCCACTCTCCTCGAATCATCAAGACTCATCTtccagtccagtttgtgccaaagtCCTTTTGGGAGCAAAACTGCAAG atCGTCTACGTGGCCCGCAATGCAAAGGACAGTGTGGTGTCTTACTTCCATTTTGAACGCATGACTATGGTTCACCCAGAGCCTGAAGACTGGAGCAGCTACCTCCAGAGATTCATGGAGGGAAAGA TGGTCTTTGGATCCTGGTACGACCATGTGAGCGGCTTTTGGGAGAAGAAACAGCATTATCCAAATCTCCACTACATGTTCTACGAAGATCTGATCAAG GATACTGGACAAGAACTAAACAGACTCTGCTGCTTTCTTGGTTTGTCTCCTTCAACTGAGGAGAAGGAAGCGCTTCTCAGAAGAGTGCAGTTTGATGAAATGAAAGAGTATGACAAGGTTAACCAATCAACGGTCGGAGTGATGGATTTCAAAAAATCTTCCTTCATGAGGAAAG GAAGAGTTGGTGACTGGAAGAACCATTTCACTGTGGCCCAGAGTGAAGAGTTTGATGAAGACTACAAGAAAAAGATGAAGAATCCTACCCTGCAGTTTCATACTGAAGTGTAG